One part of the Arachidicoccus terrestris genome encodes these proteins:
- a CDS encoding TolC family protein translates to MKKGKLFLLSGAMLVAAAALGQKKDLSFYLSMARQHTPVFDDLAGQRRSLSLDSAKLKAIYGIQVSADVNLIYAPVIHGWGYDKAITNGQDITGILSLKKEIVSRDNMQTRLQQFSIQGKQLDNQETISRRSIGQTVTEQYIACYGDQLQYLLAREISSFLAVEDHILLALTRTASFSQTDYLLFKVALQTQDLTEKEARGRFLNDLGLLNYQCGIVDTSWTELAPPPAEDAQPVAFNQSLYYQQNQLDSIQIDNTARVIHLNYKPKISVFGDGGYSSSLPGQAAKNFGASIGLSYSLPIYDGQQKKYALLQNNLLSESRQRHAAQRRRQYEGIVMQLNQQLHICEEQINASEKRLLYAKTLIIAGKKQLPTGGMRMADYLMGINNYMNLRATVIQNKIKRFLIINQLHNLLLP, encoded by the coding sequence ATGAAAAAGGGGAAACTTTTTTTACTGAGCGGAGCGATGCTGGTCGCTGCCGCGGCGCTGGGGCAAAAAAAGGACTTATCATTTTACCTCTCGATGGCCAGGCAACATACACCGGTTTTCGATGACCTGGCGGGGCAGCGCCGGTCCCTTTCACTCGATAGTGCTAAATTGAAGGCCATATACGGTATACAGGTGTCTGCTGACGTCAATCTGATATATGCACCTGTCATTCATGGATGGGGATATGATAAGGCCATTACCAATGGTCAGGATATAACGGGAATATTATCCTTAAAGAAAGAAATCGTCAGCAGGGATAATATGCAGACGAGGCTGCAGCAATTCTCCATTCAGGGAAAACAGCTGGATAATCAGGAGACTATTTCCCGCAGGAGTATCGGACAGACGGTTACTGAGCAGTATATTGCCTGCTATGGCGATCAGCTACAGTATTTGCTGGCCAGGGAAATCAGTAGCTTTTTAGCCGTCGAAGATCATATTTTACTGGCACTTACCCGCACGGCAAGTTTTAGTCAAACCGATTATCTTTTGTTCAAAGTGGCGCTCCAGACCCAGGACCTGACGGAAAAAGAAGCAAGGGGCCGGTTTTTAAATGATCTGGGGCTACTTAACTATCAATGTGGTATTGTGGATACCAGTTGGACAGAACTGGCACCGCCTCCGGCGGAAGACGCACAACCGGTGGCTTTTAACCAGAGTCTCTACTATCAACAAAACCAGCTGGACAGTATCCAGATTGATAATACCGCCAGGGTCATTCACCTGAACTACAAACCCAAAATCAGTGTATTCGGTGATGGGGGTTACAGTTCCTCCCTGCCCGGACAGGCCGCAAAAAATTTTGGCGCGAGCATTGGCCTCAGCTATTCATTACCTATATATGATGGCCAACAAAAAAAATATGCACTGCTCCAAAACAATCTATTAAGTGAAAGCAGACAAAGGCATGCGGCGCAGCGACGCAGGCAGTACGAGGGGATCGTGATGCAGTTAAATCAACAACTCCATATCTGTGAAGAGCAGATTAACGCTTCGGAAAAGCGCCTGCTGTACGCAAAAACCCTGATCATTGCCGGTAAAAAGCAGTTACCTACAGGAGGTATGCGAATGGCTGACTATTTAATGGGCATTAATAATTATATGAATCTCAGGGCAACCGTTATACAAAATAAAATAAAACGATTTCTAATCATTAATCAATTGCATAATCTTCTTTTACCATGA
- a CDS encoding phosphatase PAP2 family protein, with translation MFRICCIILQLTLLLFLSFIRVSAQLPAGDETSPLMKADSLSAGNIYRYETKPSRAAFAHDSERLVYAPRQLLAPGLLAAAGMATFFNQKEGLKNELVEYRADHFSSFRTKVDNYLQFSPLIANYVLEGLGIPGRTDPANQAVIMLKSEAIMLGTTYLLKTSVDERRPDASNHQSFPSGHTAQAFMAATVLSQQYGYRYNCLPYAAYTMAAGTGLLRMANNKHYICDVLAGAAIGILSVKIAYWTHRYHWGKHAIRR, from the coding sequence ATGTTCAGAATATGTTGCATTATACTGCAGCTGACATTATTGCTTTTTCTCTCCTTTATACGTGTCAGCGCACAGCTGCCTGCTGGAGATGAGACCAGCCCACTGATGAAGGCAGATTCACTGTCTGCCGGCAACATTTACCGATACGAAACCAAGCCTTCTCGTGCTGCCTTTGCTCATGATTCAGAAAGGCTGGTTTATGCACCCAGGCAGCTTCTGGCGCCGGGTCTGCTTGCGGCCGCCGGCATGGCGACTTTTTTTAATCAAAAAGAGGGACTAAAAAACGAACTGGTGGAATACAGAGCCGATCATTTCTCGAGTTTCAGAACGAAAGTGGATAACTACCTTCAGTTCTCGCCACTAATCGCGAATTACGTTCTGGAAGGCCTGGGTATACCCGGCAGAACGGACCCTGCCAATCAGGCTGTGATCATGCTTAAAAGCGAGGCCATCATGTTAGGTACGACCTATCTGCTAAAGACCAGTGTCGATGAACGAAGGCCGGACGCCAGTAATCATCAGTCATTTCCGTCAGGACACACAGCTCAGGCCTTTATGGCAGCCACTGTTTTGAGCCAGCAGTATGGTTACCGGTATAACTGTCTGCCCTATGCTGCCTATACAATGGCAGCCGGCACCGGCCTTCTAAGGATGGCCAATAACAAACACTATATCTGTGACGTATTGGCAGGAGCCGCCATTGGGATACTCTCCGTTAAAATCGCCTATTGGACCCACAGGTATCATTGGGGCAAACATGCTATAAGACGTTAA